In a single window of the Aridibaculum aurantiacum genome:
- a CDS encoding VOC family protein, with amino-acid sequence MIHEMEIANGAQTEVIATEPVQQTSFLSPYIGFNGKCKEAMTFYQDCLGGETTFLAWKDTPMADSCPNGAENMMMHAMLKSGNLVLMGSDMTPPGGHVQGNSMSVCVSCSSLEEIHNYFEKFSEGATVLDPLGEKFWGGTFGVLMDKFGIVWMFEYSPLC; translated from the coding sequence ATGATACACGAAATGGAAATTGCGAATGGTGCACAAACTGAAGTGATTGCTACAGAGCCAGTACAACAAACCAGCTTTCTGAGCCCTTACATTGGTTTCAACGGGAAGTGTAAAGAAGCTATGACTTTCTACCAGGACTGCCTTGGAGGTGAAACAACTTTCCTGGCGTGGAAGGATACACCGATGGCTGATAGCTGTCCAAACGGAGCTGAAAACATGATGATGCACGCCATGCTAAAGAGCGGTAACCTGGTACTGATGGGAAGTGATATGACTCCGCCTGGTGGTCATGTACAAGGCAACAGTATGTCAGTTTGTGTAAGCTGTAGCAGCTTAGAAGAGATACATAACTACTTTGAAAAATTCTCTGAAGGAGCTACTGTTCTTGATCCTTTGGGTGAAAAGTTTTGGGGTGGTACTTTTGGTGTATTGATGGATAAGTTCGGCATTGTCTGGATGTTTGAATACAGTCCCCTTTGCTGA
- a CDS encoding SRPBCC family protein, which yields MKLLKRILAGLAVLIVLLLVVALFVKKEYTVQREVTINKPKQEVFSYIKYLRNQDKFSKWASMDPAMRKEYRGTDGTVGFVSGWESDKDDVGKGEQTIKRIEEGNAVDFDLHFIEPFEGRADARMTTQSLDENQTKVTWSFHSKMPYPMNVMILFMDMDTMIGEDLQVGLNNLKTRMEKNEL from the coding sequence ATGAAACTTTTGAAACGCATTTTAGCAGGTCTTGCAGTCCTTATTGTTTTGTTACTCGTTGTAGCTCTTTTTGTAAAGAAGGAGTATACGGTACAACGTGAGGTAACCATCAACAAACCAAAGCAGGAAGTTTTTTCTTACATAAAATATTTACGCAACCAGGACAAGTTTAGTAAGTGGGCATCCATGGATCCGGCTATGCGTAAAGAGTATCGTGGTACAGATGGTACTGTTGGTTTTGTATCAGGATGGGAAAGTGACAAGGACGATGTAGGCAAAGGTGAGCAAACCATAAAAAGAATAGAAGAGGGCAATGCCGTGGATTTCGATCTTCATTTTATTGAACCGTTTGAAGGTAGAGCTGATGCACGTATGACAACACAATCATTAGACGAAAATCAAACGAAGGTTACATGGAGCTTTCATAGTAAAATGCCTTATCCAATGAACGTGATGATATTGTTCATGGATATGGATACTATGATAGGTGAGGACCTGCAGGTTGGATTGAATAA